The sequence below is a genomic window from Sorangiineae bacterium MSr12523.
GCGTTGCGCGAAAATCGTCACACAATGACCACGGCCGGGCAGACGCGCACGCTGGAGATGCCGCGATCGGCGCGTCCGAGGCGGAATCGGACGCGCCCGTGCAGCACGGTGCCGGAGGCCACGTCGCCATCGACGGGTTTTTCGCCTGGAAACAACGTGAATGTCCACGTCGCGCGGGCGTTGCTGTCGGGCGGCTCGCGCCCCATCTGAAGGACGCGTGCACCCCAGACTTGACGGATCATCAGGGTGCGTGTGTCCACCCCCTCGACGGTGAAGTCGCGCGCGGGGCGGGCACGAATGGCGTCGTAGCTGCCGAGCGCAATCCCGGCCGCACCCGCAACGGTGACGACCATGGTCCAATCGCGACCCGACGAAATGCCCAATTGGCCGGCGGGCAGGCGAGGGTCGACGAAGTCATGGGCGTCTTCGACTTGATCGCGCCGAATGGCCGAATCCACGGCACCGCGCGTATCCAGCTTTTGCGGATCCGGCACCAAGACCACGCCCACCCGCGCTTCGTCGAGAAAGCGCGCCCCGCAAAATTTCTCCTTGAGCCCCGAAGCCGCGCGATGGGCGCGCGCCCAATGCTCCGGCGTGAATGCCTTGGCCAGGTACGCAGGTGTTGGCGCCGGCAAATGCACCTTTTTCAAGCCGTCTCGAATGGAGGCGCATTCATTCCAGCCGGATGCCTCGAGGAGCTGCACCTGCTCGCGGGTGAAAGCCTTGGCACTCACGCACGTCGTTTTAGCATGCGTCAATCGCGCTCGAGCGCGCGAAGTACGTGGCCGCCGGCGACGAACTCGAGCGAAGCGCGAATGTCGGGCGTGAGCGGCCGATCCTTGTCGAGAAATGCAACGTGCGTGCGGAAGGCCGCGTGAAGTCTCGCCGTGGAACGCCCGAGGGGCAGGGAAGGGTTCTTTCTCAGTCGCAAATCGACGGCTTGCGCGGCGTGAAGAAGCTCGAGCCCGAAGACGCCGGCCAGGCGTTCTCCAATGCGCCGCAAGCGATGCGCGATGAGCGGTGCGTTGGTCCCTTGATCTTCGATGTCGCCGGCCACGGGAAGGAAATCGAGCGAAACCGGATTGGCCAAGGTGCGAATGTCCGCATCGAGCGCACCGCACGGCTTTTGAATCGCGCCAAACGCAATTGCCGTGTCATCCGGCGCCAGAAAGCGCGTGAGGCCGGTGAAATGATTCATCGACAATTTGAGGGTGCGGTAGCAGCTCGCACGGGAAACGTGCGCGAAGGCCACGTTCACCGCCTGCAGCGGCAGGGCCCAAGCCACCGGCTCGAAATTCGCGGTGGGCACCACCGCCCCGCGCACGTCTCCTTCGGCGACGTACGTGGCACGCTGCGCCGGCGGCGCATCGGCGGGGGCCGTGACATCGAGGATCACCGCCGGATTGTCGTCCGATTGATTGATTTGCAACGTGAGCGACCGGCGGGCCACCTCGATGGCCGAACGCGCAGCGCCGTGCAAGTGGCTCATATCGCGAAAGCTGAGCGGATCCTGCAGCGGGCGCGCCGAATCGGGCTGCCAGAGGTAGCTGCCGGCGAGGTAACCACGCACCCGCGCCGCCGCGGCGCTTTGCTCGGGATAGCCTTGCAGATCCTGGGCGATGGGCAGCATGGGCGCGACATTGCCGTTCAGGCCCTCGAGGCTCAGTGCATAAATGGCCTCCGCCGAGTCGAGAAGCTGCTCGGCATCGTGCAGCGCCATCAAGGCGAGCGACGCCGAGTGCGCATTCGAGCTGGTGATGGTGAGCGCATCCTTCGCGTAAGGCTTGAGCGGCGAAAGGCCCTCCAGGGCCAGCGCGCGCGAGGCGGGCATGCGCTCGCCGCGGCGAATGACCTCGCCCTCGCCCATCATGGCCAGACCAATGTGCGGCAATACCGTGATATCCGCCTCACCGACGGAGCCAATCGATGGAACCAAGGGGTGAATGTGCCGATTGAGGAATTCGATGTACATCTGGGCGACGATTCGCTGGCAGCCGGTGTGGCCCGCGAGAATCGTATTCAGGCGAATGGCCATCAGCGCGCGAACGGTGGACTCGGGCAGATTGTCGCCCAAGCCCGCGGAATGGGCGCGCAGCAAGGCAGCATTGAATCGCTCCGAGGCCTGCTTCATTTCGGCCGAGAGCGCATCCCCTTGGAAGATGGTTTTGTCTTTGTTCTCGCCCACGCCGCGGTTCAATCCATAAATGGGAATATCCTTTCGGGCGGCGGCCAGCAGCAATCGATGTGCGCGGTCGAGCCGATCCATCGAGGCAGGTTCCGCCCGAACGGGCGCACCGCCACGGGCGATGTGCACGATCTGTTCGATGGTCACGTGCCCCATCCCCAGCCGAACCGGCGGAGCATCACGGTAAGGGAAATCACGCGGTTCGGGCCTTGCGAGCGCGGACTTCACCGGCGCCGCTTTCGGGCCGCGCGGAGCCTGCGCCGTCGTATCCGACGAAATCGACGATGCGCGCGCGCCATTGGGTGAGTTCGCGGCCTGCGGTGGCGTGCAGGCGACGGCGAAGGCCAGGCCCATGGCGAGCACGAAGATGGCTGCTTTCATATTGTCCCCCTTTTTCTGGAAACTACGTCGAACCTATTGCGGAAGCTCCGGCCAGAGTTCCCGGTACATGCAGAACGTGGACGACTCGGTGATCTTGCGCGTGGCGTCGGCACCGACCCGTCGGGCGAGATCGCTTTCGAACTCCTCGAGCTCTTTCGTTTTGGCGAGGTAATAGCGCTCGACCGGCGGCAACGATGTTTCGTTGCGGCGGCCCGCACGCGTTTCGGCGACCCGCCGAAAGACGCTCATGTCCTTTTGCGCGGCCATATCGAGCAGCGATTCGCAGGTGGCGGCACCGATTCGCTCGGCGACGGCGGTGTCGATCCCGAGCCACTCGGCGCACTGCGTTCGCGTCGACTCCCACGCGCGCGCGGCAGCGGCCTTGTAGGCTGCGGCAACGGGAGCAGCCGCGCTGGGCCCGAGCCCCACGGACTGCAATTCCTCCGGTGCAGGCATCCAATCTTCCGTCATCGCGCAGGGGCGGCTCAGTTTGACGCGCCCCTCATCGGCCAGTGTTTTCCATTCGTCCGGCGTGGGGTCGAATCGGTCCCCGGAGTAGGGCGGCGGGGCGGCGGCCGTGGCGGCGGTGATCTCGGTCGGTGGGCTCGACATGGGCGAGATTTCGCGCGCCGCCGAGCGCTCTTGGCAGCGCGCGAGCGAGTCGGCCACCCGCTGGTAGGCATCCTCGCTCACGGCGCAGGTGTCCGTCGCCACCGCGGGCTTGGCCGCGGGCGTGCGTGTCCACGCGCGATGTCCCTCGTACGATGCGACGGTGAGGAGTACGCCCAATACGCCCGCGACGAGATGTGATTGCGCCATCGCTCGCTCCGCAGAATCGGTGTTCGCTTCGGGAGCATATCCAGGTGACGCGGACGGCGCGAGTGCAACGAGAGGCGCGGCTGCGCTAAAGGCAGCCCATGCCTACGATGGGAGCAACGGTACGATGAGGCGATTCCAGAGGGCGTCCTTCATGCCGCGCCGGAAGAAGCCGAAGTGGCCGATGCGCGGCAGCCCCACGTCGCCCGGTGCGAGCCGCACCATCTGGCGGTGGGTGCCCGTGTAAAGAGCATGCAAGATCTCCGTATTCCGACCGGACATCATTTCGTCGTCGGTGAAGGAAATGGATGTCAGCGGTGCGGTGACGGACGCAAAGCATTGCCGCGCCGTGTCGCCCTCCACGCCGACGAGGTACTCGGGGTGCATACACCAACGGCGCCATTGCGCCATGACGCCATGGGGTAGGTCGCCCACCATGTTCAAGCGTTTGCCGGGGAAGTACCCGCACGTGGCAAGGACCGGCGGCACGATGGCATGCCAGAGAAGGCCCGCGCGCAGCCGCGTGGGCCGTGCATTGTGACGCCAGTATCCGGTACCCGTCGCAATGGTCACGATGTGCTGCACGTGTTCGTGACCGGGCGCGAATGGAACGAGTTGGCCGCCGAGGCTGTGCCCAATCCAGGTGACGGGAAGGCCTTTCGCGCGCTGGCGCAATGCCGCGAGTATGGAGCCGGTGTCTCGGGCCCAGGTGAAAAGATCGGCACGCACGTCGCGCAGCTTGCCGTGGAGCGATGCGCCGGTGCCTCGGTAATCGAAGGTCACGGTGAGAAAGCCGCGATCGGCCAGCCAGCGTGCAAAGGCATCGTAATAGAGCTGGGGAATGGCCATCCCCGAGGTGAGCAGCACCGCGCCGCGGGCGAGGCGCTCGGGGTAGTACCAGCTGGTGGCGAGCTCGTAGCCGTCCTCGGCTCGAACCATTTCGCGTTCGCACGTGGCCATGGCCCATGACGCGCCGCCTCCCGTGCGCGGGAGATGCGTCGAGCGGCTTTCGCTATTTTGGATACTCATCATCAATGTCCCCAGTGGTGACATTGCTCACGGTGGGGCCGCCTTCGCCGGCCGTCAAGGGCTCCCGGTCGGACGGAGGAGCTGCTATGCGTAGTGGCCGTGGCTCGAACGCGCGCTCCGAAGCGCAAAGAACCGGGGGAGTACCATCATGGCGACCTGCGCCGTGCGCTGCTCGAGGCGGCGCTCACGATGGTGGTCGAAAGCGGGCCGGAGTCGTTCAGCGTGCGGGAGGCCGCCCGGCGCGTGGGGGTGGATCACCGCGCGGCCTACCGGCACTTCGCCGACAAAGCCACCGTTCTGGCGGAGCTCGCTCAAGAGGGCTACGAGCGCATCGTACGCGGGTGGAACGCGGTGCTGGCGGAGCTTCCCGAGGAAGACGTGCATGCGCGGCTTCTGGCCCTCGGGCGCACGTACATCGAATTCGCGTACCGCGAGCCGGGACGCTACCGCGTGATGACGGGGCCGCGCCTCAACGAGGAGGGGCGCTTTCCCGAGTTGGAGATCCCCATCGACACCGGCATCAATCTGCTGAAAAACGAATTGCGCGTCGGCATGGCGCGCGGCGCCTTGCGCGAAGCCGACGTGGCCGAGTGCGCGATCACGCTATGGTCCGCGATGCACGGGCTCGCGAGCTCCATCGTCATGCGTCGCATTCGCGTGCGGAAAGAGCAACTCGCCGCCTTTGCCGAGCGCACCTTCGGATGCACCGTGCGCGGCTTGGAAAAATGATGGGCTATAGCCGTATATCGATGTAGAGGTTCCGGCGCTGTTCCTGGAGCCACGTTTTCCATTGGCGATCGACCACCTCGCGCATGGCCTCGTCGCGCATCAGGGGTTTGACCGCATCGTAATCGGGTATGGGCGGCGTCTTGGCCAATTGCACCACGAGGATCGCGTCCATGCCTTCGAAGATGGGGAGGGACGTTTCGCCTTCGTTCAGCGAGTTCACCGTATCTTGCAGAATGGGGAGAAGCGCAGAAAAAGGGTGCGGCCCGCTCGACCCGCAGGTGCTCTTGGTGGACACGTCATCGGAATGGCGTGCCACGAGTTGGCAAAAGTCTTCCCCGGCCCGGGCACGCCGTGAAATGTCGGCGGCGAGTCGTTCGCGTTCCCGCCGTTGCGGTTCGGTGGTCGACGTGTCCAATCGAAGCGCGATGATGCGCAGCTCGACGGGGCGGCCCTCCTCCATTTTCTTCCGCCAGCGCGCATAGGCCGCCCGCATGTCATTTTCTCCGACCCGCACGCGCTGCAAGACGCGCAATTGAACGAGTTTTCCTTGCAGCAACTGCCTCCGCAATTCCTCGCGGTAGTCGTTTTCGCTGAAGCCTTCACGTTCGGCGGCCTTCAAGAGATCCGCAGCGGAGAGCTTCTGACCTTCGGCCACCGTTCGGATGGCGCGATCGACCTCCGGCGCCGACACCACGAGATGGGCGCGGGTAGCGGCCTGTTCGGAAATCATGTCATCGATCATGCGATCGAGGACCTCGCGGTATACCTGCGTTTCCTGCCCCGCGCGCACCGCTGGCGTCGTTGGAGCCTTGTAAATCTGCATCAAGAACGGTTTCGCCCTTTTGCGAAGCTCGGTCAGGAGAATCGCGCGCTCGCCCACCACGGCGACGATGCGCTCCACGATGGTGGCGTAACTCGCGTGGGCCGCGATTGAAATGGCCAATAGCGCCACGAACCCAATGGGCT
It includes:
- a CDS encoding aromatic amino acid ammonia-lyase, whose amino-acid sequence is MKAAIFVLAMGLAFAVACTPPQAANSPNGARASSISSDTTAQAPRGPKAAPVKSALARPEPRDFPYRDAPPVRLGMGHVTIEQIVHIARGGAPVRAEPASMDRLDRAHRLLLAAARKDIPIYGLNRGVGENKDKTIFQGDALSAEMKQASERFNAALLRAHSAGLGDNLPESTVRALMAIRLNTILAGHTGCQRIVAQMYIEFLNRHIHPLVPSIGSVGEADITVLPHIGLAMMGEGEVIRRGERMPASRALALEGLSPLKPYAKDALTITSSNAHSASLALMALHDAEQLLDSAEAIYALSLEGLNGNVAPMLPIAQDLQGYPEQSAAAARVRGYLAGSYLWQPDSARPLQDPLSFRDMSHLHGAARSAIEVARRSLTLQINQSDDNPAVILDVTAPADAPPAQRATYVAEGDVRGAVVPTANFEPVAWALPLQAVNVAFAHVSRASCYRTLKLSMNHFTGLTRFLAPDDTAIAFGAIQKPCGALDADIRTLANPVSLDFLPVAGDIEDQGTNAPLIAHRLRRIGERLAGVFGLELLHAAQAVDLRLRKNPSLPLGRSTARLHAAFRTHVAFLDKDRPLTPDIRASLEFVAGGHVLRALERD
- a CDS encoding TetR/AcrR family transcriptional regulator, which codes for MARTRAPKRKEPGEYHHGDLRRALLEAALTMVVESGPESFSVREAARRVGVDHRAAYRHFADKATVLAELAQEGYERIVRGWNAVLAELPEEDVHARLLALGRTYIEFAYREPGRYRVMTGPRLNEEGRFPELEIPIDTGINLLKNELRVGMARGALREADVAECAITLWSAMHGLASSIVMRRIRVRKEQLAAFAERTFGCTVRGLEK
- a CDS encoding alpha/beta fold hydrolase, translating into MMSIQNSESRSTHLPRTGGGASWAMATCEREMVRAEDGYELATSWYYPERLARGAVLLTSGMAIPQLYYDAFARWLADRGFLTVTFDYRGTGASLHGKLRDVRADLFTWARDTGSILAALRQRAKGLPVTWIGHSLGGQLVPFAPGHEHVQHIVTIATGTGYWRHNARPTRLRAGLLWHAIVPPVLATCGYFPGKRLNMVGDLPHGVMAQWRRWCMHPEYLVGVEGDTARQCFASVTAPLTSISFTDDEMMSGRNTEILHALYTGTHRQMVRLAPGDVGLPRIGHFGFFRRGMKDALWNRLIVPLLPS
- a CDS encoding SurA N-terminal domain-containing protein, which codes for MNIKQPIGFVALLAISIAAHASYATIVERIVAVVGERAILLTELRKRAKPFLMQIYKAPTTPAVRAGQETQVYREVLDRMIDDMISEQAATRAHLVVSAPEVDRAIRTVAEGQKLSAADLLKAAEREGFSENDYREELRRQLLQGKLVQLRVLQRVRVGENDMRAAYARWRKKMEEGRPVELRIIALRLDTSTTEPQRRERERLAADISRRARAGEDFCQLVARHSDDVSTKSTCGSSGPHPFSALLPILQDTVNSLNEGETSLPIFEGMDAILVVQLAKTPPIPDYDAVKPLMRDEAMREVVDRQWKTWLQEQRRNLYIDIRL